atatattgaaaagagagtttattttggatttgaatagCTCTAGACGACTGAAAATGctgaaattaaataataaaattatgtttataaaataaacGAATAAGTAAATAAACGAAATGAATGAAAAGCCTATCAACTAATTGGGTTGTGTCGAAGACGATCGCATACTGAAGGAGGGAAAGCAGGTACCCATCAACCGAATTTCTactgtgtttttgtttttcccatCTCTCATCTACTTAAATTATTGCTGGCTCTCTGTTTGGTGGTCGAGAAAGTTCAATGAAACcgcaaagaaaataaaatttcaaagtttCTCGATGTTAGATGGGATCTTAAAATTCGATTCATAGTTGGCAGCAGCGAATTGTTttcttgaaattgaatttgaatgtaTAAGAACTTGGGTTCAAAATTATGGGAATTGGGTAGTCAGCTGTTTGTTTGAAATCGAGTTGGATATTGGATTGAAGTTAATGGGTTAGTTCTTGAAATGACATTgcttttttgaaattttgattttcacaGTTAGGCATGCAGAGTTGTTCTGtattcaattaaattgaagTTTTGATGATCTGTAATGGACTTTAAGCTTGATGAATTGTTCCTTAGTTTGAGATGAATCATGGACTTTTGTTAAAAAGATTATGCTTTGTTAGTTTCATGGGGAAGAAAGGAGTTTGGGCCAGATATCTCCAGCATCTCTTTTCCAAAACGCCAAGAGAAGAGTCCTGATCTTTTTCATAATAAACCAATTAATATATCTAAAGGAAAAGCTTTACTgagaattttttgttttattatgaatttatctttttcctcttgagggagagaaagagacgTTTGGCCTGTTTGGCTGAGTTTTagaaaacaatataaatttaaGTTGGGTTTTCAAAAGTAGTAGAAAACAGTTCTTATCACttgttttcaatatttttgtaAGTTTTCAACTGAAAACAGGTTCACGAATACCATTCAGTTCTTTTCTGTTTCCAAGCTTGTTTTCCGAAAACAGTTTTAAAACTCGTTTAGGTACATGTTTTCATATTGTTTTCTGCTTTCACGATTTTTAGTGGCAAGTATTTCTGAATGAAGAATTGAGCATGCCCTTATTGCTTTACTAGTTGTGGTAATTATCTAGTCATGtagaattaaaataacataGACACCAGAGTTGGAGCCCTACAAATTGGCAGTGTGTATTCAAGAGTCCTAATAGGTTTTATGTGTTAGAAAATCAGTGTTTCATTCAATCTGCATTTCTTTATGTACTCCTCTCTCTGCAAAAATGTTCCAATTGTCGCAGTTTCGTGGATTTTGTCTTATTGCTTatcatttcaatttggttatcAAATAATGGTACAATAATTGTTTAGAAAAGTCATCTCATAATTGTTTAGAAAAGTCATCTCATAATTGTTTAGAAAAGTCATCTCATAATTGTTTAGAAAAGTCATCTCATAATTGTTTTGATGTCAAAAGGTGATGTTTTCTAATATCTTTTGACAGGAAAGTTTGGTTGAAATAGCGTGGAAACTTCATTCATCTTACAGATGGATAATGATAATGATTTCACTTTTTGCCAGGTAATTGTTATATGCACATTTCATTCGAGATCAAGAAAGCTATACCCCTAAAATATGCTCATTGGTTTCAATGCAACATTTACAGTGGACTGTTTTTCCGAAATATGATTCATTGTTGGTTGGGTCCAATTTATACAtgtcataattttatttaaatgtaagGTCTGTGGTATATTTTAGGTTGGCTCACCTGGCAACCAGGGTGGTCTTGAGACAAAGAAGCTCACTTCAGATGTAGAAAATATTGCCATAAAAGATGGATTGTCAAATGGCACTAATAGTAATCAGAATAGAGGTTTTCTGTGGCAAAGTGGATTGCCATTAGGTGCCACTTCTGAAAAGCAGGAAACAGTTGGTTCTCTTTCTGTCAGTGTTATTGATGCGTCATCCACGAACCGAAAATCTGAATTACCAAAACAACCATCGTCAGGAGGTGCTGGGAAGTCAGTGAAGCCTGTAACTCGTGCCAAAGTTCCTTTCGAGAAGGGGTATAGCCAAATGGATTGGCTCAAGCTTACTCGAACACATCCTGACCTTGCAGGTACATAGTGACATGTGCTTCCTGCTGAAATTCTTGTATTTCATAACTGCATTTTTCTTCCCAGCAAtcattcttttgattttttttttttccttgtcattTGTGTTCTGGTAGCTTTCACGCATTCATAATTactgagttttttttccttctctggTTGTAAGCTTTTACATCTCTTATCACGAACTCTGACTAATTTGACTGATCTTTCTTAAAGCCTTTGTACTTTTTGATAATCCTAAAGACAATTCTCAAAAGATATAAGGAAAGTTACTTCAAACTTTTCCAAATGAAAAGGGTTGGATTGGGAGGGCTTGTATTCTAGTTTCAGGAGTTTATTGAGGTTCctaatttgttctttttggaaaaaaaaatgtttagcaATATTGAATTGTGTTCTTAAAGCACAAAGCTGttaatgatattttattttcaatttgagcTTGACGAGGTGCATCTCTTGCTCAAACCTCAAAGCTACGTATTACTTTGTGTGTGGATCTATGACCTCTAACAGATCCAATTGTCCAATGTATCTTCATTTTCAGGCCGACTGAACCAATGTATTCTGGTAATAATATACCTGGATTATCCAGAGGGTTTCTGACTTCTGGTTGACAAAATCTTCATTGCTTGCAGCTAGAAAGTACTGGGTTTTCTTAGGGATTCTCATGTACCTAGTGTGCCTGCATTGAACTGCTTAAAGAAGCTAATGAATGTAGCTACTTCAGTGTGTATGTAACATGTATCTGAGAGAGGTTATTCGTCGTGAATTTATGATGCATATTATTATAAGTTCAGGAAACAACTTGTGATTTCTCATATTGTTTTAAGTGCAGTCATTGTTAGATCAACGTTAGCTTCTTGATATACGAGTTCTGTCTCAGGTTTAAAGGGACAGTCAAATAAGAGGCTGATTTCAATAAATGAAGTTAAACAACACCAAAAAGGGGATTCAATGTGGACTGTTCTAAAAGGTCGTGTGTACAATTTGTCACCTTACATGAGATTTCACCCTGGAGGTATGGACATGATCTTATTCTGTTCAAGTTAAAATGTTTACTGGATTTAGTTCTGTCATTCAATGTGTGTATTGCTAATGCAGGCTATTACCTGCATTTTCTTCATGACACccaaattttgtaaatgtaTTTATTTGTCATAGGCATGTTTTATCAGGTTACTCTCACTCTTATTGAAGTTTCCTTGCTCCAGTATGCCTACTTAGCTGacaaaataagataaataGGGTGGGCGATTTATGAGTACTATACCAAAAACCTGGGCATTCTTTGTTGCTTTTAATGAAGACTAGCTATAAAAAGATGAGGGCTATTGGTATAAGTTCCTTGATGGATGCATACCCTCGTTTTGAGCTCATTAATGACCTAGGAAGAGTGATAATATGGAAAGGCAAAACGGTTGAATTGATGAACAGTCTGTTGTTAACAAAATCATTTTCTATTAAGCATTTGCAAATGCATTACCACCATTTGAGTACGTCCTTAATATTGCAATTGGTATCCATCCCCTAGAAACTTCTTGGTGACAGGTCATTTGTTCTTACTGCTGCTAAGCATAAATATTTGACTTTGTCGAGAGTTTCTGTATGTCTTAGTTGGTAAGAACTACATGACATACTTTCCTTATTTCTAACGAAGCTATTTTTTTCAGGTGTTGATATGCTAAAGAAGGCGGTAGGAAAAGACTGTACATCTTTATTCAGTATCCTTTCTAAAATTTACTTGGTTATGCCAATTTCCTGAGTATGTTTGGCCTAGTTACTTCTTGCTGGACccttgattttattgttttgttctcCAGTCAGACCTCTCTGTGAGAACAAGAGAAAAGATTTGCTCACAAGCATTAATTGGTGGTGAGCAAATCTGTTCTCTGAGAACAACTGCCCATAAAACTTGTTACTACTAGTGGAAGAGTCGAATTAGGCagattttttctttgcttattcaccaaagaaattttgaataCTAATATCCAAAACACAGTTATACTTTAACTTGTTCCTATATTTATGCTTTCAAAAACTGAAACTCTGCTAGTATCCTGATAACCTTTGGAATGTTGGATTCTGTTGGTTTCTAATCACTTCATTCCAAGGAATGAGTTTAGGATTCCTAAAATCCGATTCAGTGaaacaacacaaccaaacGGTTTTCCTAAATCAGCAATGTGTTTTGGACCATCTTCCTTTTTACTTAGTCTATTGTAAATTGCTATTAACTATTGCAATCCTTATTACACTACTCTAGATAAATACCATGCTTGGGTGAATGCTGAATTTTTACTTGAGAAGTGTCTTGTTGGTACTCTAGACGATGGCGAAGGGCAACATTCCAATCATTAGAAATTTTGAGCCTGTTCATCATACAGGCAGATTGGTAcagcaatttatttttcaattcaaattttatcaAGCAAACATCATATTATCATACCAGAAAATAATACATTTTTACTCTAGAACTAGACTTTCTCATTCACTGTTGTACCATGTTGTCAAATTCAGATTCTGttgtatattataattttcgTAATAAGATTCGTGCTTGAGGGCTCTATGGTTTGTGCTATGAAATAATCAAAATAGTAATTTATGTTGTTTAAACAAAGCTCTTGATTTTAAATGCTAAATAGCAGGTTGGCACAGCATATCACTGATTCAATTATCTCCCCGtaatctaaaaaaatttcgacatgtattttttatgattaCAGCGTGCTCGGCAGTTTAGCTGCTAAACTAGTAAGGGCAACCGGGTTCTTAACAAGCTGTGGAATATGATTTTTCACATCATCAAACATCCGAAAACCCTTGATGTATATCTCAATGCGATCAAGAGGAAGGCTTCTTATTTTAGCATAAGCTGCCAAAGAAAATGACCTGACTCATTCTTCACTTCATATATTCCCGAAGTACTTAACGTGGAcaaattttcttaaatttgaaAAGTACATAGCTCTCTCTAGTCGAAGATAGGTAAAACATTTACCTTCATCAACGgtcaaatttacaaaaaaagtAGGAATAATATCCGTGGCACAATCTCTGTAATGATATTGTAGTCTTATGGTGATAATATAACTAAACTAGAATCTAAGCAACAGGGTAAACTCTAACTTGGTCTAGGATAGGGCCACAAAGAGCTCCGTAGTCATCAGCCCTGGTGTGGTAGAAAGAGCTGTAGAATGTAATTCTGGTCCTGGGTGAAGCTGCTTTGAACTTGAGACTAGCAGCCTTGAACCCGCCTTTTCCTTGGGAGGTGAAGGGAACTTTTAAGGTGTCCTTGCCGGCAAATGCTTCAACCATCATCGAACCGTGGCAGCCGTTCCTTGCATCGCCAACGACGAATGCGAGATTGTAGATCTTGTTGGGCACAGTTCTAAGAACCTGGGCTATGGCACTTTCTCTCCCTGCAACAAGCTCAACGGCGCCTTTTCCAAACGGGACATTGAAGTGTTGGGAGTCGATGAACTTTACGGCTTTGAGGGACTCGATGATCCAGCCAGGAAGTGGGGATGTCACATCTAGTTGTTTTGGAGGGAGGAGTACACCATGGGAAGAGTTGAATAACCTATGGGGAGCCTCCTCAAACCCAGGATTTCTGACCAAATTATCTGCAAGAAACATTCAATGTTTTAATAagcaaaacaaacccaaaacagGAAACAGAGTAAGCTTATAGCGCTGAGTTTGTTTCAGATCAAATTGAATGCTCAAATTCTCAACCAAGGTATATAATTCATCAGGCCTCAGAAAACAGGGAACACAGGGTATACAATTTAGCTAGCGAAATGTGTAGCTCAATTGTTcttcacccaaaaaagaagcaaaaaggTCAGAAAGGCAAACTCATTGTTCATATGGATGCATATTAATAAAAACCACATCTTGGATACCAGAGGACAGGGGAACCCAGATAACAATCAAGCAACAAACTTTTGCAAAATCAGCAGAGATCCTACAAGTTTTAGAAGAACAGCCCCAAATACAGATTGATCCAAAATTTAGGACAGAAATATATTCTTTATACAGAGAATGACATAAGCATAGTTATATGTTTTTTATAATTACCTCTAGT
The Prunus dulcis chromosome 2, ALMONDv2, whole genome shotgun sequence DNA segment above includes these coding regions:
- the LOC117617453 gene encoding cytochrome b5 domain-containing protein RLF, with amino-acid sequence MDNDNDFTFCQVGSPGNQGGLETKKLTSDVENIAIKDGLSNGTNSNQNRGFLWQSGLPLGATSEKQETVGSLSVSVIDASSTNRKSELPKQPSSGGAGKSVKPVTRAKVPFEKGYSQMDWLKLTRTHPDLAGLKGQSNKRLISINEVKQHQKGDSMWTVLKGRVYNLSPYMRFHPGGVDMLKKAVGKDCTSLFNKYHAWVNAEFLLEKCLVGTLDDGEGQHSNH